In the Brassica napus cultivar Da-Ae chromosome A7, Da-Ae, whole genome shotgun sequence genome, one interval contains:
- the LOC106400086 gene encoding uncharacterized WD repeat-containing protein C2A9.03 isoform X2, whose product MLRNLIWATSKHDVYFMKNYSLMHWSSLLQRSKEVLNVAKPIVPTMKHPGSLSQSISRVQISTMAVKDDLIVAGGFQGELICKRVNEPGVAFCTVLTSVENDITNSVDIYNTPSGSLRVITANNDCTVRVLDATNFAFLNSFTFDWSVNNVTASPDGKLVAVLGDSPECLLAEAGSGKVIHALEGHLDYSFSSAWHPNGQILATGNQDTTCRLWDVRNLSKSLKVLKGNMGAIRALRFTSDGRFLAMAEPADFVHVFDTEAGYSQCQEIDMFGEVAGISFSPDTEALFVGVADRTYGSLLEFSRKRNHLYLDSIF is encoded by the exons ATG CTGAGGAACTTGATATGGGCAACATCAAAGCACGATGTGTATTTCATGAAGAACTACTCCCTCATGCATTGGTCATCTTTGCTTCAAAGGAGCAAAGAAGTACTTAACGTGGCTAAGCCCATTGTTCCTACGATG AAGCATCCTGGATCGTTGTCGCAGTCCATATCAAGAGTCCAGATAAGCACCATGGCAGTTAAAGACGATTTGATAGTTGCCGGAGGGTTCCAAGGAGAGCTTATCTGTAAG AGAGTCAACGAACCTGGAGTTGCATTCTGTACTGTTCTAACATCGGTTGAAAACGACATCACAAACTCGGTCGATATATACAACACACCAAG TGGCTCGTTAAGAGTTATAACCGCGAACAATGACTGCACCGTCCGTGTACTTGACGCTACAAACTTTGCTTTCCTCAACAGTTTTACCTTTGACTGGTCGGTAAAT AACGTGACGGCAAGTCCAGACGGGAAGCTAGTAGCTGTCTTAGGAGACAGTCCCGAGTGCTTACTAGCCGAGGCAGGATCAGGTAAAGTGATCCATGCCCTCGAAGGCCATCTCGACTACTCGTTTTCATCAGCATGGCATCCAAACGGGCAAATCCTAGCCACGGGGAACCAAGACACAACATGCAGGCTATGGGACGTGAGGAACTTATCTAAGTCGCTCAAAGTGTTGAAAGGAAACATGGGAGCTATTAGAGCGTTGAGGTTTACTTCTGATGGACGGTTCTTGGCCATGGCTGAGCCAGCAGACTTTGTTCACGTCTTTGACACGGAAGCTGGTTATAGTCAGTGTCAAGAGATTGATATGTTTGGAGAAGTAGCTGGAATATCGTTTAGTCCTGACACGGAAGCACTGTTCGTGGGAGTGGCTGATCGTACATACGGTAGCTTGTTGGAGTTTAGTAGGAAGCGTAACCACTTGTACTTGGATTCCATTTTCTGA